One genomic window of Haloarcula pelagica includes the following:
- a CDS encoding amino acid permease, whose amino-acid sequence MASDAEGGADFARELTLLDVTFIGVGAMIGGSIFVLSGLAAGESGPALILAFALNGFITIFTGMVYAELGSAIPEPGGGYLWVRTALGRSQAFLSGWMSWFAHAVAGSLYILSFGSFVTLILTEYFGITLGLGDTQLQQGFAIVAAAVFTYINYRGAKETSRAENLVTFLQLLIIVAFIVAGVAAMFRRPQITAANFEPFFPNGAGGVFLAMGLTFIAFEGYEIIVQSGREVVNPRENIPKAVFYSMFVVVTIYVLVGAVLIGGVELTPELLETARTTDSIGGSTVEALPADPTGWQVLGHLGEFGLAQAAGQFLPFGTLIILVTGILSSLAALNATTFSSSRVGYAMGKDSVFPDAFERIHPDHQTPHISIVLSGALIAVMAVSLPLAQVAAATDLMFLLLFLQVNYSMIRIRREQGEELEYGYISPYFPYVPIVGILTKLFLAIYFFNYSPLAWLLAVGWILTGLVVFLVYSQGRIRRTELASEVRVLSEERSAAGRPNQILVPIANPDTAHRLLELATTLARQTDSELLVTTVVTIPVQTPLEEGESYVENEREWLDEALAGVPDDVPAHRTVTIGRTAGRSIVSLAQQYDSDQVLLGWRGQRRRREYVLGSTIDYVVEEAPCDVVVAKSSGTEHPRRVLVPTDGGPHSERAEGIAGGFVEAVDGKLTLLTVGPDAPVGQPYLDSRQSMLEAQGIAVDAELLDGADVTDTILAYASEHEVDTIVMGATRQGLLSRALFGDVPETVGERFDGEVLLVRHYQPTRSLVRAWFQRWLGERRVPTVSK is encoded by the coding sequence ATGGCTAGCGATGCCGAAGGAGGTGCGGACTTCGCTCGCGAACTAACCCTGCTGGACGTAACGTTCATCGGCGTCGGGGCGATGATCGGCGGGAGCATCTTCGTGTTGAGCGGGCTCGCTGCCGGTGAGTCCGGCCCCGCATTGATCCTCGCGTTTGCGCTGAACGGCTTCATCACCATCTTCACGGGGATGGTGTACGCCGAACTCGGCAGCGCCATCCCGGAACCGGGCGGGGGCTATCTCTGGGTTCGGACGGCACTGGGCCGCTCGCAGGCGTTCCTCTCGGGCTGGATGAGCTGGTTCGCCCACGCCGTCGCCGGCTCACTGTACATCCTCAGTTTCGGCTCGTTCGTCACGCTCATTCTGACAGAGTATTTCGGGATTACGCTCGGACTCGGTGACACACAGCTCCAGCAGGGTTTTGCGATTGTGGCGGCAGCCGTCTTCACCTATATCAACTACCGCGGCGCGAAAGAGACGAGTCGCGCGGAGAACCTAGTCACGTTCCTGCAATTGCTCATCATCGTCGCGTTCATTGTCGCCGGCGTGGCGGCGATGTTCCGACGCCCACAGATTACAGCGGCGAACTTCGAGCCGTTTTTTCCGAACGGTGCCGGTGGGGTCTTCCTGGCGATGGGGCTGACGTTCATCGCATTCGAAGGCTACGAGATTATCGTCCAGTCGGGTCGAGAAGTGGTGAACCCGAGGGAAAACATCCCGAAGGCGGTGTTCTACTCGATGTTCGTCGTGGTCACCATCTACGTGCTGGTTGGAGCTGTCCTCATTGGTGGTGTCGAACTGACCCCGGAGCTGCTGGAAACCGCCCGTACGACCGATAGCATCGGCGGTAGTACGGTCGAGGCGTTGCCAGCTGACCCGACGGGGTGGCAGGTACTGGGTCATCTCGGTGAGTTCGGGCTTGCACAGGCTGCCGGTCAGTTCCTGCCGTTCGGGACGCTCATCATTCTGGTGACCGGCATCCTCTCGTCGCTGGCCGCACTCAACGCGACGACGTTCTCCAGTTCCCGCGTTGGGTACGCGATGGGTAAAGACAGCGTCTTCCCCGACGCATTCGAGCGGATTCACCCGGACCACCAGACGCCGCACATCTCCATCGTCCTAAGCGGCGCACTCATCGCTGTGATGGCCGTCTCACTGCCGCTGGCACAGGTCGCAGCCGCCACCGACCTCATGTTTCTCCTCCTGTTCCTGCAAGTGAACTACTCGATGATTCGCATTCGCCGCGAACAGGGAGAGGAACTCGAATACGGCTACATCTCGCCGTACTTCCCGTACGTCCCTATCGTCGGAATCCTCACGAAGCTCTTTCTGGCGATCTACTTTTTCAACTACAGCCCGCTGGCGTGGCTGCTCGCTGTCGGCTGGATTCTCACCGGTCTCGTGGTGTTTCTCGTCTACTCGCAGGGCCGGATTCGGCGGACAGAACTCGCGTCCGAGGTGCGGGTCCTCTCAGAAGAACGCAGCGCCGCCGGACGACCGAATCAGATTCTCGTCCCGATTGCGAATCCCGATACCGCCCACCGGCTTCTCGAATTGGCGACGACGCTGGCTCGCCAGACCGACAGCGAGCTGCTCGTCACGACAGTTGTGACGATTCCCGTCCAAACACCGCTGGAAGAGGGTGAATCCTACGTCGAGAACGAACGGGAGTGGCTCGACGAGGCGCTAGCGGGCGTCCCGGACGACGTGCCTGCTCACCGGACGGTCACCATCGGTCGAACGGCCGGCCGGAGCATCGTCAGTCTCGCTCAGCAGTACGACAGCGATCAGGTGTTGCTTGGCTGGCGAGGGCAACGCCGGCGGCGTGAGTACGTCCTGGGCTCGACCATCGACTACGTCGTCGAAGAGGCGCCCTGTGACGTCGTCGTCGCGAAATCGAGCGGTACCGAACATCCACGGCGGGTGCTGGTGCCGACCGACGGCGGGCCCCACAGCGAGCGAGCCGAGGGAATCGCAGGGGGGTTCGTCGAGGCCGTGGACGGCAAACTCACGCTGCTCACCGTCGGGCCGGACGCGCCCGTCGGGCAACCGTATCTCGACTCGCGCCAGTCGATGCTCGAAGCGCAAGGAATAGCGGTTGACGCCGAGCTGTTGGACGGTGCCGATGTGACCGACACAATTCTGGCCTATGCTAGCGAGCACGAGGTCGATACGATAGTGATGGGGGCGACCCGTCAGGGACTTCTGAGTCGTGCCCTCTTCGGGGACGTGCCTGAGACAGTTGGAGAGCGATTCGACGGTGAAGTGTTGCTAGTGAGGCATTATCAGCCCACACGGTCGCTCGTTCGAGCGTGGTTCCAGCGGTGGCTCGGCGAGCGGCGGGTACCGACCGTATCGAAGTAA
- a CDS encoding bacteriophage holin, translated as MSSETAPLDVRAFGIACGLLWAGGVVALGLTARVGWGQRWEQLLADVYRGYDETATGLVVGASWAFLDGLSGGLAFAWLYNKLATTPR; from the coding sequence ATGAGCAGCGAGACAGCGCCGCTCGACGTACGGGCATTTGGCATCGCGTGTGGCCTTCTCTGGGCAGGCGGCGTGGTCGCGCTTGGCCTCACTGCCCGCGTCGGCTGGGGGCAACGGTGGGAACAGTTGTTGGCCGATGTCTACCGAGGATACGACGAGACAGCAACCGGGCTCGTCGTCGGCGCGAGCTGGGCTTTCCTTGATGGCCTCAGCGGTGGGCTGGCGTTCGCGTGGCTCTACAACAAGCTGGCTACGACACCCCGGTAA
- a CDS encoding DUF106 domain-containing protein, with the protein MPDQRVASVLEDPAMREAITTVFERSDDGSESLQWRDVSDTLSSEEWGRLIRDGLLVSDGAGFSVANPDRVGEILRQTESAEATAEANDIDVEPWAWYDKAAGLATLFLFAGYWNTGIRDMIASFDDLLLAPVTDALPFFAVVIVLSVVTGLYSTMLQARLQDTETMRAYQERITELKERKEAAKERGDDDVVEDIQAEQMEAVGDQLGMFKLQFRPMVWIMLLTIPVFLWLRWKVRGGHLGPNETGLVVPIAGAVGWQEPLLGPMTTWIVWYFLCSMVARQIIQKALDIQLSHSPSN; encoded by the coding sequence ATGCCAGACCAACGGGTAGCCTCAGTGCTCGAGGACCCAGCGATGCGTGAAGCTATCACGACGGTGTTCGAGCGCAGTGACGACGGAAGCGAATCACTACAATGGCGGGACGTAAGCGATACGCTGTCCAGTGAAGAATGGGGGCGTCTCATCCGGGACGGGCTCCTCGTCAGTGACGGTGCTGGATTCAGCGTCGCTAATCCCGACAGGGTAGGGGAGATACTCCGACAGACTGAATCGGCCGAGGCAACTGCGGAGGCGAATGACATAGATGTCGAACCGTGGGCGTGGTACGACAAAGCGGCCGGACTGGCGACCCTCTTTCTCTTTGCCGGCTACTGGAACACTGGCATCAGAGATATGATCGCGTCGTTCGACGATCTACTTCTCGCGCCAGTCACTGACGCACTGCCGTTCTTCGCCGTCGTCATCGTACTCTCAGTCGTTACCGGACTGTATTCGACCATGTTGCAGGCTCGGCTGCAAGACACCGAGACAATGCGGGCGTATCAGGAGCGGATAACCGAATTGAAAGAACGCAAGGAAGCTGCCAAGGAACGCGGAGACGACGATGTGGTCGAAGACATCCAAGCAGAACAGATGGAAGCTGTCGGTGACCAACTCGGGATGTTCAAACTGCAATTCCGGCCGATGGTCTGGATAATGCTCCTTACTATCCCGGTGTTCCTCTGGCTCAGGTGGAAGGTCCGCGGTGGTCACCTCGGCCCCAATGAGACCGGGCTGGTCGTTCCCATCGCCGGTGCGGTCGGTTGGCAAGAGCCGCTGCTCGGACCTATGACGACCTGGATTGTCTGGTACTTTCTCTGTTCGATGGTAGCGCGTCAGATCATTCAGAAGGCGCTCGATATTCAGTTGTCCCACTCACCGTCCAATTAA
- a CDS encoding universal stress protein → MYETILFPTDGSDGADAALEHAVDHARQYDATLHVLFVADTDAVHSGMVGEEHDGVAQSEMVGEEHEQEQPSGLVNEEHEDAVTAHAEQVVSDTADAIDDDVAVETAVWSGNPFKRILDYSDESDADLIVMGTHGRTGVDRYLLGSVTEKVVRAADAPVLTVRLGNPE, encoded by the coding sequence ATGTACGAGACCATTCTGTTCCCGACTGACGGGAGCGACGGAGCCGACGCAGCGCTCGAACACGCCGTAGACCATGCCAGACAGTACGATGCGACGCTCCACGTCCTGTTCGTGGCAGACACTGATGCTGTCCATTCCGGTATGGTCGGTGAAGAACACGACGGCGTGGCACAATCCGAGATGGTCGGAGAGGAACACGAGCAAGAACAGCCGTCTGGGCTCGTCAACGAAGAGCACGAGGACGCGGTCACCGCACACGCCGAGCAGGTTGTGAGTGACACCGCCGATGCTATCGACGACGACGTTGCCGTCGAAACTGCGGTCTGGAGCGGCAATCCATTCAAACGGATTCTCGACTATTCGGATGAATCCGACGCAGACCTCATCGTGATGGGGACCCACGGCCGGACCGGTGTCGACCGATATCTCCTCGGTAGTGTGACCGAGAAGGTGGTGCGAGCGGCGGATGCCCCTGTACTCACTGTGCGGTTGGGGAATCCGGAGTAG
- the rdfA gene encoding rod-determining factor RdfA: protein MGCKVDTLADRYDLTAPGSADHSLDEYLVTRWTGRDGRSADGYKSLTEWFNKRLLKELYAQADRETLGVHLDREYELLTGDDDVARDELAAALAADGLDIERIESELISWSTMRHHLKGCLDAEKDTGEAKTDWEANTVEVARQRTEEKAQSVLSSLASKERLVDAEAAEVDVQVKLGCSDCSVRVPFDEAVERGYVCEQHVSLEEEDGTVESWKNTLSAVITPYGAAEAAQGLLLDGPFLMETLLLPAL, encoded by the coding sequence ATGGGATGCAAGGTCGATACGCTGGCTGATCGGTACGACCTCACGGCGCCGGGGTCGGCCGACCACTCTCTCGACGAGTATCTCGTCACTCGCTGGACCGGCCGCGACGGTCGGTCAGCCGACGGCTACAAATCGCTCACAGAGTGGTTCAACAAACGACTTCTCAAGGAGCTATACGCACAAGCGGACCGCGAGACGCTGGGCGTCCATCTGGACCGGGAGTACGAACTCCTCACCGGTGACGACGACGTAGCGCGTGACGAACTGGCGGCCGCGCTTGCTGCTGACGGACTCGACATCGAGCGCATCGAGAGCGAACTCATCTCCTGGAGTACGATGCGCCATCACCTCAAGGGCTGTCTCGATGCCGAGAAAGACACTGGCGAGGCGAAGACAGACTGGGAGGCGAATACCGTAGAAGTCGCCCGACAGCGAACCGAAGAGAAGGCACAGTCTGTCCTCTCCTCGCTCGCCTCAAAAGAACGACTCGTCGATGCCGAAGCAGCTGAAGTGGACGTTCAGGTCAAGCTCGGCTGTTCGGACTGCTCGGTCCGGGTCCCGTTCGACGAGGCGGTCGAACGCGGGTACGTCTGTGAACAGCATGTCTCGCTCGAAGAGGAGGACGGCACTGTCGAGAGCTGGAAGAATACGCTCTCGGCGGTTATTACGCCCTATGGTGCGGCTGAAGCAGCTCAGGGCCTCTTGCTCGATGGGCCGTTCCTCATGGAGACACTCCTCTTGCCGGCACTGTGA
- a CDS encoding archaea-specific SMC-related protein: MTWQLTVENIAGIRTADEAIEPGVNAVRASNWQGKSSFLRGIKTALGTETPLTEGADHGLVELDTDDDTFEVRLERDGTAVRRRGNPYLSSEYDRICADLFAFLDENNAVRKAVRDDEPLEPLLTKPLDFEDIDSQIADLQSEREQVERELERADDAAERLPKLQERVTDLEADLEELRTERASLDAETSDTDTRAELSDLRAERERVQRRIDRLEQTVERVEDRLAENRTELSEHTVPDAGDIESELARVRDRLHALERDRELLQGVFEANKRVLDADRTELLTDVSRDLLGDSVECWVCGTETERDEITDKLDALDARITELRQEESEYQTRVEELETRRDEVRTARRRETDLTDRIGELEASLAEKTDDLAGARDRLADLEARIDDVADSVETETDRLTDIESDIKYTEAELEDAREELADAESRAEQRQMLSEEYDDLTDEIAALRNRKDEVKRELRESFSAALGELFERFDTGFEMARLTSTFDLVVARDGRETTLDALSEGERELLGFVVALAGHEAYDVGERVPVLLLDGLGSLASDNIATFVEYTAGRVTYLVLTAYPEHDGFEANELSPSDWDVVSHRAEPKA; this comes from the coding sequence ATGACGTGGCAACTCACAGTCGAGAACATCGCCGGGATTCGTACCGCAGACGAAGCTATCGAACCCGGCGTCAACGCCGTCCGAGCGAGCAACTGGCAGGGCAAGTCGAGTTTTCTGCGCGGCATCAAAACTGCGTTGGGGACCGAGACCCCCCTTACCGAAGGTGCCGACCACGGCCTGGTCGAACTCGATACTGACGACGACACGTTCGAAGTGCGACTCGAACGGGATGGCACGGCGGTTCGCCGCCGCGGGAACCCGTATCTCTCGTCCGAATACGACCGCATCTGTGCTGACCTCTTTGCGTTCCTCGACGAGAACAACGCTGTTCGAAAGGCAGTTCGGGACGACGAACCGCTGGAGCCGCTGCTCACGAAGCCACTGGATTTCGAGGATATCGACAGCCAGATAGCCGACCTGCAATCCGAACGGGAGCAGGTCGAACGCGAACTCGAACGGGCAGACGATGCGGCGGAGCGGTTGCCGAAACTGCAGGAACGAGTGACTGACCTCGAAGCCGACCTGGAAGAGCTGCGAACTGAACGGGCGTCGCTCGATGCCGAGACCAGCGACACCGATACCCGGGCGGAACTGAGCGACCTCCGTGCCGAGCGGGAACGCGTGCAGCGACGCATCGACCGGCTGGAGCAGACTGTCGAGCGCGTCGAAGACCGACTCGCCGAGAACCGCACGGAACTCTCCGAGCACACCGTGCCGGACGCGGGTGATATCGAGTCGGAGTTAGCGCGCGTCCGCGACCGACTCCACGCACTCGAACGGGACCGAGAGCTGTTACAGGGCGTCTTCGAGGCCAACAAGCGGGTACTCGACGCTGACCGAACCGAGTTACTGACCGACGTGTCTCGGGATCTCCTCGGTGACAGCGTCGAATGTTGGGTCTGTGGAACGGAAACAGAGCGTGACGAAATAACAGATAAGCTCGACGCACTCGACGCACGAATCACGGAGCTACGACAGGAGGAATCCGAATACCAGACGCGGGTCGAAGAACTCGAAACTCGCCGTGACGAGGTCCGCACGGCTCGCCGACGGGAAACGGACCTGACCGACCGTATCGGCGAGTTGGAAGCGTCGCTCGCCGAGAAAACCGACGACCTCGCTGGGGCCCGTGACCGGTTGGCCGACCTAGAGGCTCGCATCGACGACGTTGCGGACTCCGTGGAGACGGAAACTGACCGACTCACCGATATCGAGAGCGATATCAAATACACCGAAGCCGAACTCGAAGACGCACGTGAGGAACTCGCCGACGCCGAGTCCCGTGCCGAACAACGCCAGATGCTCAGTGAGGAGTACGACGACCTCACAGATGAAATAGCTGCACTCCGAAACCGCAAAGACGAGGTCAAACGCGAACTCCGGGAGTCGTTCTCGGCGGCGCTCGGAGAGCTGTTCGAGCGATTCGATACCGGCTTCGAGATGGCTCGCCTGACCAGCACGTTCGACCTCGTCGTCGCTCGCGACGGGCGCGAGACGACGCTCGATGCCCTCAGTGAGGGCGAACGGGAGTTGTTGGGGTTCGTCGTCGCACTGGCCGGTCACGAGGCCTACGACGTGGGTGAGCGCGTTCCGGTGTTACTCCTTGATGGGTTGGGAAGTCTCGCCAGCGACAACATCGCCACGTTCGTCGAGTATACCGCCGGCCGGGTGACGTATCTCGTCTTGACCGCCTATCCGGAACACGACGGTTTCGAGGCGAACGAACTCTCTCCCTCGGATTGGGATGTTGTCTCTCATCGGGCCGAACCCAAGGCGTAA
- a CDS encoding APC family permease, with product MGDRIGLSESVAMAVGGMVGGGIFAVLGVVAAQAGTAAWFAFLVSGVVALAAGYSFVRLNAVVPEPTSPVALIETVTGNTTLAGMMGWTFVIGYVGTMGLYAYAFGSYFVGLVGSSTVGPIPLRPLVSAAVVVVFIGINVLGAHASGRTEDTLVGLKVLILLGFCGGGLYYGVTRGQLTLGLDQFGVGPAVAGAIAFVAFEGWELLLFDQESIRNPRETVRTAIFVSIPFVTALYMLVALVTTTLLPAARIQADAETALAVAAEPVFGTVGFLLIGIAALFSTASALNATLFSTARLVRQLATEEMLPSRLTTSGGEPVRSLALLGGLTVLLSAFGSLDAISSFASLAFVTIFGLGSYLAFQHRSDSRWSAVGPALGTVGAIATICALCWYLLTQEFGTFVVVLALVVSVVLLELVYFERQPLERTLLE from the coding sequence ATGGGCGACCGAATCGGCCTCAGTGAATCCGTCGCGATGGCCGTCGGCGGGATGGTCGGTGGCGGCATCTTCGCCGTGTTGGGCGTAGTCGCCGCACAGGCTGGCACCGCCGCATGGTTTGCCTTCCTCGTGTCGGGGGTTGTCGCTCTCGCTGCCGGGTACTCCTTCGTCAGACTGAACGCGGTCGTCCCGGAACCGACGAGCCCCGTCGCGCTCATCGAGACAGTCACCGGAAACACGACCCTTGCCGGGATGATGGGGTGGACGTTCGTCATCGGCTACGTCGGTACGATGGGGCTCTACGCCTACGCGTTCGGGAGTTACTTCGTCGGTCTCGTTGGCAGCAGTACGGTCGGCCCCATCCCGCTTCGCCCACTCGTTTCGGCCGCTGTCGTCGTGGTCTTCATCGGTATCAACGTGCTCGGGGCACATGCCTCGGGCCGCACCGAAGATACGCTGGTCGGTCTCAAAGTGTTGATTCTGCTCGGCTTCTGCGGCGGCGGGCTCTACTACGGCGTCACGCGTGGCCAGTTGACACTCGGCCTCGACCAGTTCGGTGTCGGTCCGGCCGTCGCCGGGGCGATAGCTTTCGTCGCCTTCGAAGGGTGGGAACTGCTGCTGTTCGACCAGGAGAGTATTCGGAACCCGCGAGAGACGGTTCGGACCGCGATTTTCGTCTCGATACCCTTCGTAACGGCGCTCTATATGCTGGTGGCACTCGTCACGACGACCTTACTCCCGGCGGCACGTATCCAAGCCGATGCCGAGACGGCACTCGCAGTCGCTGCAGAGCCGGTCTTCGGGACGGTAGGCTTCTTGCTGATAGGCATCGCCGCCTTATTTTCGACGGCGAGCGCGCTCAACGCGACGCTGTTCAGTACCGCCCGCCTAGTTCGGCAGTTAGCCACCGAAGAGATGCTTCCGAGTCGCCTGACGACATCGGGCGGGGAACCCGTTCGGTCACTCGCCCTGTTGGGCGGACTCACGGTACTGCTCTCCGCGTTCGGGAGTCTCGATGCGATTAGTTCGTTCGCATCGCTCGCGTTCGTCACGATATTCGGGCTGGGTAGCTATCTCGCGTTCCAACACCGTTCTGACTCCCGCTGGTCTGCGGTCGGTCCGGCCCTGGGCACCGTCGGGGCGATAGCTACTATCTGTGCGCTCTGTTGGTATCTCCTGACCCAGGAATTCGGGACGTTCGTTGTCGTCTTAGCCCTCGTCGTGTCGGTCGTCCTTCTCGAACTGGTATACTTCGAACGACAACCGCTCGAGCGAACTCTGTTGGAGTAA
- the secY gene encoding preprotein translocase subunit SecY, with protein MSWKDVAEPVLVRMPAVRKPERHIPFKRKLAWTAGVLVLYFFLTNVMLFGLDITRDQAVFGRFSSILASGQGSVLQLGIGPIVTASIVLQLLGGANLLGLDTQNDPRDQILYQGLQKLLVLVMICFTGLPMVFAGNFLPVDTQVAQSLGVGTFTVQWLIFAQMFAGGVLILFMDEVISKWGVGSGIGLFIVAGISQRLVGGLLTHPAIGGQQLGIIPTWIQMATGEIPIGSVFSPDGLQVLLFTQGQLLQLFTTLLIFAVVVYAESVRVEIPLSNARVKGARGRFPVKLIYASVLPMIFVRAIQANIQFLGRILRAQLTSMPAWLGVYANGQPVSGLFYYLAPIQSPRDWMWFIGGVTQPVWKVLLRMGIDLTFMIVGGAIFAVFWVETADMGPASTAQQIHNSGMQIPGFRQNVGVIEKVLERYIPQVTVLGGALVGVLAVLANMLGTIGGVGGTGLLLTVSITYKLYEEIAEEQLMEMHPMMRQLFG; from the coding sequence ATGAGCTGGAAAGATGTCGCGGAACCCGTCTTGGTCCGGATGCCAGCCGTCCGCAAGCCGGAGCGACACATACCTTTCAAGCGGAAACTCGCCTGGACGGCCGGCGTACTCGTCCTCTATTTCTTCCTGACGAACGTGATGTTGTTCGGGCTCGATATCACCCGTGACCAGGCCGTGTTCGGCCGCTTTAGCTCGATTCTCGCGTCCGGTCAGGGATCGGTGCTGCAACTCGGTATCGGTCCCATCGTCACTGCGAGCATCGTCTTGCAGCTGCTCGGTGGCGCGAATCTCCTCGGTCTCGATACGCAGAACGACCCGCGCGACCAGATTCTCTACCAGGGCCTGCAGAAGTTGCTGGTGCTGGTGATGATTTGCTTCACCGGCTTGCCGATGGTCTTTGCCGGGAACTTCCTACCGGTGGATACGCAAGTGGCCCAGTCCCTTGGCGTCGGGACGTTCACCGTCCAGTGGCTAATCTTCGCACAGATGTTCGCCGGCGGCGTCCTCATCCTCTTCATGGACGAGGTCATCTCCAAGTGGGGCGTTGGCTCCGGTATCGGCCTGTTCATCGTCGCTGGTATCAGCCAGCGTCTCGTCGGCGGACTTCTCACACATCCGGCTATCGGTGGTCAGCAACTCGGCATCATTCCCACATGGATTCAGATGGCGACAGGCGAGATCCCCATCGGCTCTGTGTTCAGCCCCGATGGACTCCAGGTGCTCCTGTTCACACAAGGCCAGTTGCTCCAACTGTTCACGACGCTCCTCATATTCGCCGTCGTCGTCTACGCTGAGTCCGTACGCGTCGAAATCCCGCTTTCCAACGCACGGGTCAAGGGTGCGCGTGGGAGATTTCCGGTGAAACTCATCTACGCCAGCGTTTTGCCGATGATATTTGTCCGCGCGATACAGGCCAATATCCAGTTCCTCGGGCGCATCTTACGAGCGCAGTTGACAAGTATGCCCGCGTGGCTGGGCGTCTACGCGAACGGGCAGCCGGTCAGCGGGCTGTTCTACTATCTCGCACCTATCCAGTCCCCCCGAGACTGGATGTGGTTCATCGGTGGCGTGACCCAACCCGTCTGGAAAGTGCTGCTTCGGATGGGTATCGACCTCACGTTTATGATTGTCGGTGGCGCTATCTTCGCCGTCTTCTGGGTCGAGACGGCCGACATGGGTCCCGCGTCGACGGCACAGCAGATTCACAATTCGGGGATGCAGATTCCCGGCTTCCGTCAGAACGTCGGTGTCATCGAGAAGGTCCTTGAACGATACATCCCACAGGTCACCGTGCTGGGCGGAGCGCTAGTTGGTGTCCTTGCCGTACTCGCGAATATGCTCGGTACCATCGGCGGCGTCGGAGGGACGGGCCTGCTGCTGACGGTCTCCATCACGTACAAACTGTACGAGGAGATAGCCGAAGAGCAGCTCATGGAGATGCACCCCATGATGCGCCAGCTGTTCGGGTAA